Proteins from a genomic interval of Leptospira kanakyensis:
- the fcpB gene encoding flagellar-coiling protein FcpB → MKIKLILPILLLNFGVFAQTGSSETGSTSAGIDPTQSGKSIAETEKELDDNISEVNKRLRLHTVLFKMKVRTLPHRTILYKGKPSADGERCEAADKQEAQDNTCLHLEVFDFVGSEDGKSGKNLGAKFKKMELFFEGVNNADPDPRKEQPRNLTKVRTYIYQNNFVLEDKIISVIADVAPNGAAAHDDKLELFYQHDDYPVWGTPETPSEKGVGKYILSNVENTKTNPIRNNFKKQFYFKNLDYFDKLFTKLFDYNDRDSNKHYKKNVEALKSSLKY, encoded by the coding sequence ATGAAAATAAAATTAATTCTCCCCATCCTTTTGCTCAACTTTGGGGTTTTCGCTCAAACTGGTAGCTCGGAAACAGGTTCCACTTCTGCTGGAATTGATCCTACTCAATCCGGTAAATCCATCGCTGAGACGGAAAAAGAACTAGATGATAATATTTCTGAAGTGAACAAACGCCTTCGTTTACACACAGTTTTATTTAAAATGAAAGTGAGAACTCTTCCTCACCGCACAATCCTCTACAAAGGAAAACCAAGTGCAGATGGAGAAAGATGTGAAGCGGCTGACAAACAAGAAGCACAAGATAACACTTGTTTGCATCTAGAAGTCTTTGACTTTGTAGGAAGTGAAGATGGAAAATCAGGAAAAAACTTGGGAGCAAAATTCAAAAAGATGGAACTCTTTTTTGAAGGTGTGAACAACGCAGATCCAGATCCAAGAAAAGAACAACCGCGTAACCTTACAAAAGTTAGAACTTACATTTACCAAAACAATTTTGTTTTAGAAGACAAAATTATCTCTGTGATTGCTGATGTTGCGCCAAACGGTGCTGCTGCTCACGATGATAAACTGGAACTTTTCTACCAACACGATGATTATCCTGTTTGGGGAACTCCAGAAACTCCTTCTGAAAAAGGTGTTGGTAAATACATTCTTTCCAATGTAGAGAATACAAAAACAAACCCAATTCGAAACAATTTCAAAAAACAATTCTACTTCAAAAACTTGGACTACTTCGACAAACTGTTTACAAAACTTTTCGATTATAACGATCGAGATTCCAATAAACATTATAAGAAAAACGTAGAAGCATTGAAGAGTTCTTTAAAATACTAA
- a CDS encoding SPFH domain-containing protein: MGATVIVVFLIIVYIVKKTIIIVPEQSVYVKERLGVLNGVLKSGFYFLIPFVDQIRYRQNLKEQTIDIDPQVCITRDNVSVEVDGVLYLKVIDGEKASYGIDNFMLATTQLAQTTLRSEIGKLIFDNLLSERDEINGRVVSNIDRATDPWGIKVTRYEIRNITPPKQILLEMENQMKSERERRAEITISQGEKEARVNHSVGERQESINISEGEKIRLVNEADGRAQEITLISNATAKGLQLISEAISKKGGKEAVSLQITQEYLDALGQILKTSKTTVVPETLANIGGVFEGLSKITTKIPQVGE, translated from the coding sequence ATGGGCGCAACCGTCATCGTTGTATTTTTGATCATTGTTTATATTGTCAAAAAGACAATCATCATTGTTCCAGAACAAAGTGTTTATGTGAAAGAAAGATTAGGTGTATTGAATGGTGTTTTGAAATCGGGATTTTATTTTTTGATTCCGTTTGTAGACCAAATTCGTTACCGACAAAATTTAAAAGAACAAACCATCGATATCGATCCACAAGTTTGTATCACAAGGGATAACGTATCCGTTGAAGTGGATGGAGTTTTGTATTTAAAAGTCATCGATGGTGAAAAGGCATCTTATGGAATTGATAACTTTATGTTAGCAACCACTCAACTTGCACAAACCACACTTCGATCCGAAATCGGAAAATTAATTTTTGATAACCTACTTTCAGAAAGAGATGAAATCAATGGACGAGTGGTTTCCAATATTGACCGCGCTACGGATCCTTGGGGAATCAAAGTCACAAGATACGAAATTCGTAATATCACTCCTCCAAAACAAATCCTTCTCGAGATGGAAAACCAAATGAAATCCGAAAGGGAAAGACGAGCCGAAATCACCATCTCCCAAGGAGAAAAGGAAGCACGGGTGAATCATTCTGTGGGAGAAAGACAAGAATCAATCAACATCTCCGAAGGGGAAAAAATTCGATTGGTCAACGAGGCGGATGGACGAGCACAAGAAATCACACTCATTTCCAATGCCACAGCAAAAGGTTTACAACTCATCTCCGAAGCCATTAGTAAAAAAGGTGGAAAAGAAGCAGTCAGCTTACAAATCACCCAAGAGTATTTGGATGCCCTCGGTCAAATTTTGAAAACATCCAAAACCACAGTGGTTCCCGAAACTTTAGCAAACATCGGGGGTGTTTTTGAAGGACTTTCCAAAATCACTACAAAAATCCCACAGGTAGGAGAATAG
- the fliM gene encoding flagellar motor switch protein FliM: MTEILSQDEIDALLNAISSGEVSEDEYSSVGEQKKVKIYDFKRPDKFSKDQIRTLQMMHETFARLATTGLSAQLRALVVVHVASVDQLTYEEFIRSIPNPTTLAVINMDPLRGSAILEIDPSISFTIIDRLFGGKGESSKVNRELSDIELSVMEGIIVRILGNLRESWSTVIDLRPRLGNIETNPQFAQVVPPNDMVVLITLETKVGEVEGMTNLCIPYITIEPIINKLSAQYWYSSIRKGEVDENRAVIQERLDQVKIPLISEVGSVDISLNDLMNLHVGDVIKLENTPIKTDLMVKVGDRSKFKATPGRVGNRLAIQIGDSIEDIPDELLGSTRSEQEY, encoded by the coding sequence ATGACGGAAATCCTTTCCCAAGACGAAATTGATGCCCTGTTAAACGCCATCTCCTCAGGGGAAGTCTCCGAGGATGAATACTCATCGGTTGGGGAACAAAAGAAAGTCAAAATCTACGACTTCAAACGTCCGGATAAATTTTCAAAAGACCAAATTCGTACACTCCAGATGATGCACGAGACCTTTGCCCGTTTGGCAACCACTGGCCTATCGGCACAGCTTCGAGCCCTTGTTGTGGTGCACGTGGCTTCTGTGGATCAGTTGACTTACGAAGAATTCATTCGTTCCATCCCAAACCCAACGACTCTTGCTGTGATCAATATGGATCCACTCCGCGGATCTGCCATTTTAGAAATCGATCCATCCATTTCCTTTACCATCATCGATCGTCTGTTTGGTGGTAAGGGAGAATCTTCCAAGGTCAACCGAGAACTTTCGGATATCGAGTTATCGGTAATGGAAGGGATCATTGTTAGGATTCTTGGAAACTTACGAGAGTCATGGTCCACGGTAATCGATTTACGTCCACGGCTTGGAAACATCGAAACAAACCCACAATTCGCACAGGTAGTTCCTCCCAATGACATGGTGGTATTAATTACCCTAGAAACGAAAGTGGGAGAAGTGGAAGGGATGACAAACCTTTGTATTCCCTACATCACTATTGAACCAATCATCAATAAACTTTCAGCACAGTATTGGTATTCCTCGATTCGTAAAGGGGAAGTGGATGAAAACCGAGCCGTCATCCAAGAGCGACTTGACCAGGTCAAAATCCCTCTGATTTCCGAAGTGGGAAGTGTGGACATCTCTCTCAATGATCTCATGAACTTACATGTAGGGGATGTGATCAAACTAGAAAACACTCCGATCAAAACCGACCTTATGGTAAAAGTGGGAGATCGCAGTAAATTCAAGGCCACACCGGGTCGTGTAGGGAACCGCCTTGCCATCCAAATTGGGGATAGCATTGAGGACATTCCAGACGAACTTCTCGGATCTACAAGATCGGAACAAGAATACTAA
- a CDS encoding RNHCP domain-containing protein, giving the protein MVRESELSKFQKFSKKKRFDDEDEDVSSQKPKIKSHRFRSDVDEFRCVECKQMVFPPGFGTDQRNHCPNCLTSLHLDNSPGDRAAICGSKMEAISIWVRKGEWVILHRCKGCGVIHANRIGPDDNEALLVSLAAQAMAKPSFRLFTENPVEDPPDDKC; this is encoded by the coding sequence ATGGTACGTGAATCCGAACTATCTAAATTTCAAAAGTTCTCAAAGAAAAAACGTTTTGATGATGAAGACGAGGACGTTTCATCGCAAAAACCCAAAATCAAATCTCATCGTTTCCGTTCTGATGTAGATGAATTTCGTTGTGTCGAATGCAAACAAATGGTTTTTCCTCCAGGTTTCGGAACAGACCAGAGAAACCATTGTCCCAATTGTTTGACGAGTTTGCATCTGGACAATTCTCCTGGTGACCGTGCTGCCATTTGCGGAAGTAAGATGGAAGCCATTTCCATTTGGGTGAGAAAAGGGGAGTGGGTGATTTTACATCGATGTAAGGGATGTGGAGTGATCCATGCCAATCGGATTGGGCCAGATGATAACGAGGCACTTCTTGTTTCACTTGCTGCCCAAGCAATGGCAAAACCAAGTTTTCGATTGTTTACAGAAAATCCGGTGGAAGATCCACCGGATGACAAATGTTAA
- a CDS encoding SPFH domain-containing protein, producing MEFVYLGFWSIIAIYLIYKIFRCIRIIPAQDVLIVERLGKYSRSLRAGFHILIPFIDRDAYYHTLKEQSIDVQPQICITHDNVQVKVDGVIYLKIIDPVRASYGIEDFQFAAIQLAQTTMRSVIGTMELDKTIGEKDLINSTIVAAIDQASEPWGIKVNRYEILNIVPPKSVLDAMEKEKKAQIAKRSQVLLSEGERDSRINRSLGFKEEAVNKSEGEKQRRINSAEGKATEIEALAVATAKGIEAIAGSISEQGGASAIKLQITKAFIHNFLNVAKENTEILIPADVMNLPNLIANLTEGKKPKA from the coding sequence ATGGAATTTGTATACTTAGGCTTTTGGTCTATCATTGCCATTTATTTGATTTATAAAATCTTCCGCTGCATCCGCATCATTCCGGCACAGGATGTTTTAATTGTGGAACGATTGGGAAAATATTCTAGGAGTTTACGAGCAGGATTTCATATCCTCATCCCTTTCATTGATCGTGATGCCTATTACCACACTCTCAAAGAACAATCCATTGATGTACAACCACAAATTTGTATCACGCATGACAACGTGCAGGTGAAAGTGGATGGAGTGATTTATTTAAAAATCATCGATCCGGTTCGTGCTTCTTATGGAATCGAAGACTTCCAATTTGCAGCCATCCAACTCGCACAAACCACAATGCGTTCTGTGATTGGAACCATGGAACTGGACAAAACCATCGGGGAAAAAGATCTCATCAACTCCACGATTGTGGCGGCTATCGACCAAGCATCAGAACCTTGGGGGATCAAAGTCAATCGTTATGAAATTTTGAATATTGTTCCGCCGAAATCGGTTCTTGATGCGATGGAAAAAGAAAAGAAGGCGCAGATCGCCAAACGTTCGCAGGTGCTTCTTTCCGAAGGGGAAAGAGATTCGAGAATCAACCGCTCCCTCGGTTTTAAAGAAGAAGCCGTGAACAAATCGGAAGGGGAAAAACAAAGAAGGATTAACTCTGCCGAAGGAAAGGCAACAGAGATTGAAGCCCTTGCCGTAGCAACGGCCAAAGGAATTGAAGCCATTGCAGGTTCCATCTCGGAACAAGGTGGTGCCTCTGCGATCAAACTCCAAATCACAAAGGCTTTTATCCATAACTTCCTCAATGTTGCCAAAGAGAATACGGAAATCCTCATCCCTGCAGATGTGATGAATTTACCAAATCTCATTGCAAACCTTACCGAAGGGAAAAAACCGAAAGCATAG
- a CDS encoding NfeD family protein: protein MDFIFANSPYVWILLGITLLFSEFLLPGTFVMFLGIGAIFTGILTRLVPLEFYTQVVVWVVSSLVSILVGGSAVKRFFKSESSVDPFVQDDFLNQIVPVETDILVKRHGGKIRFQGTLWDAVSTDSKIPKGNFVRILSRENLTFTVEQVDS, encoded by the coding sequence TTGGATTTTATTTTTGCAAACTCACCCTATGTCTGGATTCTCCTAGGAATCACCTTATTATTTTCTGAGTTCCTTCTTCCTGGAACCTTTGTGATGTTTTTAGGAATTGGGGCCATATTTACGGGAATTTTGACACGGTTGGTTCCACTGGAATTTTATACGCAAGTGGTGGTTTGGGTGGTTTCTAGTTTAGTTTCGATCCTTGTGGGTGGATCGGCAGTGAAACGATTTTTTAAATCAGAATCTTCTGTGGATCCTTTTGTCCAAGATGATTTTTTAAACCAGATTGTTCCCGTGGAAACAGATATTTTAGTAAAGAGACATGGCGGGAAAATTCGTTTCCAAGGCACTCTTTGGGATGCTGTTTCCACTGATTCTAAAATCCCCAAGGGAAATTTTGTTCGAATCCTATCAAGAGAAAATCTTACATTCACAGTAGAACAAGTGGATTCATAA
- a CDS encoding peptidylprolyl isomerase, translating to MKSSILNKIPLFTFLFLVLSQTIFCSDQTFKKITYEPVSYSPSKVIVKRQDVTTVKLPEKPAIYAVFSTTAGDLVLELYDAAAPKTVQNFIDLAQGEKDFKTDKGSERRPFYDGLKFHRVIENFMAQGGCPRGDGTGGPGYQTEDEINGKALGLDKVKIKDAPQYQSQLQRAVLTEFKIQSRAEFEEKRTEVEKAYQEAMELPVLEVLHRVGYRYNEALPSKKALRGSLAMANAGPNTNGSQFFINQVDTPHLDGLHTVFGFLVTGYDVLDRIIEKGNLQTTIRKVVIIDKRQ from the coding sequence ATGAAATCCAGTATCTTAAACAAAATTCCTCTTTTTACCTTTCTCTTTTTGGTTCTTTCCCAAACCATATTTTGCAGTGATCAAACCTTCAAAAAAATCACTTATGAACCAGTATCCTATTCTCCTTCCAAAGTCATTGTCAAACGCCAGGATGTGACTACAGTAAAATTGCCGGAGAAACCTGCCATTTACGCTGTGTTCTCTACCACCGCGGGTGATTTGGTTTTAGAACTTTATGATGCGGCAGCACCTAAAACAGTGCAGAACTTTATCGATTTGGCTCAAGGTGAAAAAGACTTCAAAACCGACAAAGGTTCCGAAAGACGGCCGTTCTACGATGGGCTCAAGTTCCACAGAGTGATAGAAAACTTTATGGCACAAGGTGGATGCCCTCGTGGTGACGGAACCGGTGGGCCTGGATACCAAACAGAAGATGAAATCAATGGGAAGGCGCTCGGTCTTGACAAAGTTAAAATCAAAGATGCTCCCCAATACCAATCCCAATTACAACGAGCTGTCCTCACAGAATTCAAAATCCAATCGAGAGCGGAGTTTGAAGAAAAACGAACTGAGGTAGAAAAGGCTTACCAAGAAGCCATGGAACTACCTGTTTTGGAGGTATTACACCGAGTGGGTTACCGTTACAATGAAGCGCTTCCTAGTAAAAAAGCCCTTCGTGGATCCTTGGCGATGGCCAATGCCGGACCCAATACCAACGGTTCTCAGTTTTTTATCAACCAAGTGGACACTCCCCATCTCGATGGCCTCCATACCGTATTTGGATTTTTGGTTACTGGGTATGACGTGCTCGACCGAATCATTGAAAAAGGAAACTTGCAGACGACAATCCGTAAGGTTGTCATCATAGACAAACGCCAATGA
- the fliN gene encoding flagellar motor switch protein FliN has product MGEGSLSQEDIDALLGGFSGGGNSPAAGGSGGGGGLDDLDALVGGGGGDDNGPSFADIAAALGPSATPSPARSAAKSQSSPGSNTANLNLLLDVTLQLTIELGRTTMFIKDVLQLTEGTVVELDKNIGEELDILANGKLVGRGKLIILDDYYGVQITQIVDPMERLGGPAFL; this is encoded by the coding sequence ATGGGTGAAGGTTCACTATCACAAGAGGATATAGACGCTCTACTCGGCGGATTTAGTGGAGGAGGCAATTCTCCAGCAGCTGGTGGTTCCGGCGGCGGTGGCGGTCTGGATGATTTAGATGCCCTCGTCGGTGGTGGCGGTGGGGATGACAATGGTCCTTCTTTCGCTGACATTGCTGCTGCTCTTGGGCCCAGTGCCACTCCTAGTCCCGCAAGGTCTGCGGCAAAGTCTCAGTCTAGTCCCGGAAGTAATACAGCCAACCTCAATTTACTTTTAGATGTCACTCTCCAACTGACGATTGAACTCGGACGTACGACAATGTTTATTAAAGATGTCCTCCAACTGACAGAAGGAACTGTGGTTGAGTTAGATAAAAACATTGGAGAAGAGTTGGATATCTTGGCGAATGGCAAACTTGTCGGACGCGGAAAACTCATCATCCTCGACGATTATTACGGGGTTCAAATCACACAAATTGTGGATCCAATGGAAAGACTTGGCGGACCTGCCTTTTTATAG
- the argH gene encoding argininosuccinate lyase: MKEKKLWGGRFDAPPSSLMIRIGESISFDKELYAHDIEGSISHSRMLKRIGILSESEQRKIETGLGQIKKEIDSGKFEFKIENEDIHMSVESRLTELLGDLGKKLHTGRSRNDQVSQDVRLYIKTEVESILVFLMDLLVAWIGKAEAHTKTIIPGYTHLQIAQPIRASHYFLSHFWANVRDFEDFLDAYHRADELVLGSGALAGVNYATDREFLRKDLSLSRISENSMDAVSQRDHIFKFLFASSQFMIHVSRFCEEIILYTSQEFSYFKLPDHLTTGSSIMPQKKNPDVAELIRGKAGRVVGSLTHLLVMVKGTPLSYNRDFQEDKLPLFDTVKQIKLSMEGVRDMVEGIQVFPENAIRSLRSGFATATDLADWLVSAKGIPFRSAHEIVGELVKHCSSKGYDLFTIPSGERGQIHAVLTDPGYEAAISLETSCDKKDVMGGTSLPRQKEQIKRAKAKVNELTKKLKSIESKGKK; this comes from the coding sequence ATGAAAGAAAAAAAATTATGGGGTGGTCGTTTTGATGCCCCACCATCCTCACTCATGATTCGTATTGGTGAATCCATCAGTTTTGATAAAGAACTTTATGCTCACGATATCGAAGGTTCTATTTCCCATTCTCGAATGTTGAAACGAATAGGAATTTTATCAGAATCCGAACAAAGAAAGATTGAAACTGGGCTCGGACAAATCAAAAAAGAAATCGATTCCGGAAAGTTTGAATTCAAAATCGAAAACGAAGACATCCATATGTCTGTAGAGTCTCGCCTAACGGAGCTTTTGGGGGATTTGGGAAAAAAACTACACACTGGCCGAAGCCGCAATGACCAAGTTTCGCAAGATGTTCGTTTGTACATCAAAACGGAAGTGGAATCCATTTTGGTTTTTCTTATGGATTTACTTGTCGCTTGGATTGGAAAGGCAGAAGCCCATACAAAAACCATCATCCCTGGATACACTCATCTCCAGATTGCCCAACCCATTCGCGCTTCTCATTATTTTTTATCCCATTTTTGGGCCAACGTACGCGACTTTGAAGATTTTCTCGATGCCTATCATCGGGCAGATGAATTGGTATTAGGTTCTGGTGCACTGGCAGGAGTCAACTATGCCACGGATCGAGAGTTTCTCAGAAAAGATTTGTCTCTTTCTCGGATTTCAGAAAATTCGATGGATGCGGTGAGCCAAAGAGACCATATCTTTAAATTTCTTTTTGCTTCGTCTCAGTTTATGATCCATGTTTCTCGGTTTTGCGAAGAAATCATTCTTTATACATCTCAGGAATTCAGTTATTTCAAACTCCCTGACCACTTAACCACGGGATCCTCCATCATGCCGCAAAAGAAAAATCCCGATGTGGCAGAGCTCATCCGAGGAAAAGCTGGGCGTGTTGTCGGAAGTTTGACACATTTACTTGTAATGGTAAAGGGAACTCCTTTATCGTATAACAGGGATTTCCAAGAAGACAAACTTCCGTTATTTGACACGGTCAAACAAATCAAACTGAGTATGGAAGGGGTAAGGGATATGGTAGAGGGAATCCAAGTGTTTCCCGAAAATGCAATCCGTAGCCTTCGTTCTGGATTTGCGACAGCCACCGACCTTGCCGATTGGCTTGTGAGTGCAAAAGGAATTCCGTTTCGTTCTGCTCATGAAATTGTAGGGGAACTAGTAAAACACTGCTCTTCCAAAGGGTATGATTTGTTTACCATCCCTAGCGGAGAAAGGGGGCAAATCCATGCAGTACTGACTGATCCTGGATATGAAGCGGCAATTTCCCTAGAAACCTCCTGTGACAAAAAAGATGTGATGGGAGGAACCTCGCTTCCTCGTCAAAAAGAACAAATCAAACGAGCCAAGGCAAAGGTAAACGAATTGACCAAAAAATTAAAATCGATAGAATCTAAAGGTAAAAAATAA
- a CDS encoding ATP-binding protein, whose translation MSNSATHPDYFKAKEVFASELKNANYQFVQEKEETLFRFRSENAGKDRILDCLGIIRNYIENYRIYNFEDGYLSIQALNENLFEPQKNLSGKFRIRFSFKSDLKVECSKHGDFSTKEIQTCVSLFHFLKTEGTEAKDPRILLHQLGAEVYDPNIEKAKGNDLGFESVFGYEGVKSQILESLVFPILKPEPFYEITKLTRKKPSPNLPRAVLFEGEPGVGKTSMAKIVSHLCGVPMVYVPIESILSKYYGESSQNLAMVFDAAALFPKCMLFLDEIDSLATSREDGLFEATRNLLSVLLRKLDGFAERSGTITIGATNRKADLDSALLSRFDRKIYFPLPNKEERSKILEGYAKQLEPKDRQRLAESLEGASGRNLKDYCDYVERRWITQNWEKEDFLSAPEISFYLDSLADFGWKR comes from the coding sequence ATGTCCAATTCTGCGACCCATCCGGATTACTTTAAAGCAAAGGAAGTTTTTGCCTCCGAACTAAAGAACGCCAATTATCAATTTGTTCAGGAAAAAGAAGAGACCTTATTTCGATTTCGTTCGGAAAACGCGGGAAAAGACCGAATCCTGGACTGCCTCGGAATCATTAGAAATTATATCGAAAATTATCGGATCTATAATTTTGAAGATGGGTATCTTAGCATCCAGGCCTTAAACGAAAATCTATTCGAACCGCAAAAGAATCTTTCTGGTAAATTTAGGATTCGGTTTTCTTTCAAATCGGATTTAAAAGTTGAATGTTCCAAACATGGGGATTTTTCCACCAAGGAAATCCAAACCTGTGTCAGTCTCTTTCATTTTTTAAAAACAGAAGGTACGGAAGCAAAAGACCCAAGGATCCTCCTCCACCAACTCGGCGCGGAAGTGTATGACCCAAATATAGAAAAGGCCAAAGGGAACGATTTAGGTTTTGAATCTGTTTTTGGATATGAAGGTGTGAAGTCGCAAATTTTAGAAAGTTTGGTTTTTCCTATTTTGAAACCAGAACCATTTTACGAAATCACCAAACTGACTCGTAAAAAACCAAGTCCCAATCTCCCACGTGCGGTGCTCTTTGAAGGAGAACCAGGAGTGGGAAAAACCAGTATGGCAAAAATTGTTTCGCATCTCTGCGGGGTTCCGATGGTCTATGTGCCCATTGAATCCATTTTAAGTAAATACTACGGTGAATCTTCCCAAAACCTAGCCATGGTTTTTGATGCGGCTGCTTTATTTCCCAAATGTATGCTCTTTTTGGATGAAATTGATTCTCTTGCCACTTCCCGTGAAGACGGGCTTTTTGAAGCGACACGAAATCTTTTGAGTGTTCTCCTCCGAAAACTGGATGGATTTGCGGAACGAAGCGGAACCATCACCATCGGTGCCACCAATAGAAAAGCCGATTTAGATTCCGCCCTTTTGTCCCGATTTGACAGAAAGATTTACTTTCCTTTGCCAAACAAGGAAGAACGTTCCAAAATTTTGGAAGGATATGCCAAACAGCTGGAACCCAAGGACCGCCAAAGGTTGGCAGAATCCTTAGAAGGTGCTTCCGGAAGGAATCTAAAAGACTATTGTGACTATGTAGAACGCCGTTGGATCACTCAAAACTGGGAAAAAGAGGACTTTTTGTCCGCTCCCGAGATTTCGTTTTATTTGGATTCCTTAGCGGATTTTGGATGGAAACGCTAA
- a CDS encoding heme-binding domain-containing protein, protein MKRIFLIILGVFLILQFFPVSRTNPPITSEIQTSNEVKEILKRSCYDCHSNETVWPAYSYIFPASLLISHHVEEGRDELNFSEFGKLAERKQNKKIYEVWEQVEEGEMPPKDYLLLHSNATLSEKDKEILKQWTESFSKESE, encoded by the coding sequence GTGAAACGAATTTTCCTTATCATACTTGGAGTTTTTCTCATCCTCCAGTTTTTTCCTGTCTCTCGAACGAACCCTCCAATCACTTCCGAAATTCAAACCAGTAACGAAGTCAAAGAAATTTTAAAACGGAGTTGTTATGACTGCCATTCGAATGAAACAGTTTGGCCAGCTTATTCTTATATTTTCCCGGCCTCATTACTGATCTCTCATCATGTGGAAGAAGGGCGTGACGAATTGAATTTTTCCGAATTTGGAAAATTGGCAGAGCGAAAACAAAATAAAAAAATCTATGAAGTTTGGGAACAAGTTGAGGAAGGTGAGATGCCTCCGAAAGATTATTTATTACTTCATTCCAATGCAACATTATCTGAAAAAGATAAAGAGATTTTGAAACAATGGACAGAGAGTTTTAGTAAGGAATCCGAATGA
- a CDS encoding GNAT family N-acetyltransferase — MEFESPYTLERIVNPSEDLQSDLWNLLHEYSVSKLGDPSFEKKEFFAILVKEGETLVAASLCYLFFKGLNLQLLWVAEEKRGMDLGTKLLIQIEEEAKNLGATLVFGYSFGFQAPKFYTKLGYEEVGMIPNYPEGQNCYFLCKKLTTDSP; from the coding sequence ATGGAATTTGAATCTCCTTATACATTAGAACGGATTGTAAATCCATCTGAAGATTTACAATCAGATCTTTGGAACCTACTTCATGAATACAGTGTATCTAAGTTAGGTGATCCAAGCTTTGAAAAAAAAGAATTTTTTGCCATCCTTGTCAAAGAGGGAGAGACTCTTGTTGCTGCCTCTCTTTGTTATCTATTTTTTAAAGGTTTGAACCTCCAACTCCTTTGGGTCGCAGAAGAAAAAAGGGGAATGGATTTAGGTACCAAATTGTTAATTCAAATTGAAGAAGAGGCCAAAAATCTAGGGGCTACTCTTGTATTTGGATATTCTTTTGGGTTCCAGGCTCCCAAATTCTACACAAAACTGGGATACGAAGAAGTGGGAATGATCCCCAACTACCCAGAAGGGCAAAATTGTTATTTCCTCTGCAAAAAATTGACAACTGATTCTCCTTGA
- a CDS encoding RsmE family RNA methyltransferase, with translation MNWVLIYEEELNSNHLVQLTDERHTHIRTILKKDKEDKVQVVIPGSGNYLFQIQSISDSSTTLEKLDSLPDVLSPLSIHTFFSLPRPQTGKKLLHLSGAYGVNSVYFYATESKNKEYWTSPVYSKDTLSYLETGLCQTGNHRLPNLTLAKSLPWKPFFKSWKGKIFVLDREGEDSPSIFLESIKTEEEVLFVFGPESGWKPEDILFFKESGITMVSLGKINLRTEFAYSALLHLLFSIKN, from the coding sequence TTGAATTGGGTTCTTATTTATGAAGAGGAACTAAATTCAAACCATTTAGTCCAACTCACTGATGAGAGACATACTCATATCAGAACCATCCTAAAAAAAGATAAGGAAGACAAAGTCCAAGTGGTCATTCCGGGTTCCGGTAATTATCTTTTCCAAATCCAAAGTATTTCTGATTCTTCCACAACATTAGAAAAATTAGATTCTCTTCCTGATGTTCTAAGCCCCCTTTCCATCCATACCTTCTTTTCCTTGCCAAGGCCTCAAACGGGGAAAAAACTTTTGCACTTAAGTGGAGCCTATGGCGTAAACTCAGTTTATTTTTATGCCACAGAATCTAAAAACAAAGAGTATTGGACTTCTCCTGTTTATTCAAAAGATACCCTCTCTTACTTAGAAACGGGACTCTGCCAAACGGGAAATCACAGGTTACCAAATTTGACCTTGGCCAAATCCTTACCGTGGAAACCTTTTTTTAAATCGTGGAAGGGAAAGATTTTTGTGTTGGATCGAGAGGGAGAGGATTCCCCTTCCATATTTCTAGAATCTATAAAAACCGAGGAAGAGGTTTTATTTGTATTTGGGCCAGAATCCGGATGGAAACCAGAAGACATTTTATTTTTTAAAGAATCTGGTATTACGATGGTGAGTCTTGGAAAAATCAATCTTAGAACAGAATTTGCCTATTCTGCTCTTTTACACCTATTGTTTTCGATTAAAAACTAA